The Nesterenkonia xinjiangensis genome contains a region encoding:
- a CDS encoding MFS transporter has protein sequence MQMPTSPRGDQHGPVSVRLRRSRLATMTAFATNGALPASLLARYAEVKETLGLSPALFGLLVVGFGLGGTLAVHLPGVVSRTVGVARAAGFGTLWVGASLVLATVGIALGDPWLVVAGLLLAGFGDATVDVAQNSQGLRVQEAYGRSLLNSMHAGWSIGAALGGGVGTLAALAGIPLLGHMAVWAMVCVLAMSLSARAFLPEPRRVLGTAQSTTRPTGWATAKILVPLALVALAGISVEDVGNNWSAVLLSSERDMAAASAGVGLTVLLTAQFIGRMLGDRVIDRLGDRRSLLLSLAAVILGLLAAAWAPTIALTLAGLALAGLGCAVTVPIAFARADAVPGLPPHSGVTWISWTMRTVTLSLSPTIGALSQGTSLPIALTAVTLIAVLALALQLRTRGAEPRGGPAGP, from the coding sequence ATGCAAATGCCCACCTCACCGCGTGGAGACCAGCACGGACCGGTCTCCGTCCGGCTGCGCCGCAGCCGTCTGGCCACCATGACGGCCTTCGCCACCAACGGTGCGCTGCCGGCCTCGCTGCTGGCACGCTACGCGGAGGTCAAGGAGACGCTGGGGCTGAGCCCTGCGCTCTTCGGCCTGCTCGTGGTCGGCTTCGGCCTGGGAGGCACACTCGCGGTGCACCTTCCAGGAGTGGTCTCTCGCACCGTCGGCGTGGCGCGCGCCGCAGGATTCGGCACCCTGTGGGTCGGCGCGTCACTGGTGCTGGCCACAGTCGGCATCGCCCTCGGCGATCCCTGGCTGGTGGTGGCGGGCCTTCTCCTGGCCGGCTTCGGTGACGCCACGGTGGACGTCGCACAGAACTCCCAGGGGCTGAGGGTCCAGGAGGCCTACGGCCGCTCTCTGCTGAACTCCATGCATGCGGGCTGGAGCATCGGTGCCGCGCTCGGTGGCGGCGTCGGCACGCTGGCGGCCCTGGCAGGGATTCCGCTGCTCGGGCACATGGCAGTCTGGGCGATGGTCTGCGTGCTGGCCATGAGCCTCTCCGCGCGTGCGTTCCTGCCTGAGCCTCGGCGCGTCCTGGGCACCGCACAGAGCACCACACGACCCACCGGCTGGGCGACGGCGAAGATCCTCGTGCCCCTGGCGCTGGTCGCCCTGGCCGGCATCTCGGTGGAGGACGTCGGCAACAACTGGTCGGCGGTGCTGCTCTCCAGCGAACGGGACATGGCGGCTGCCTCCGCCGGCGTGGGTCTGACCGTGCTGCTGACCGCCCAGTTCATCGGCAGGATGCTCGGCGATCGAGTGATCGACCGCCTCGGCGATCGCCGTTCGCTGCTGCTGAGCCTCGCAGCCGTCATCCTCGGACTCCTCGCCGCGGCCTGGGCTCCGACCATCGCGCTGACGCTGGCCGGCCTCGCGCTGGCCGGGCTGGGCTGCGCCGTGACCGTACCCATCGCCTTCGCTCGGGCCGACGCAGTTCCCGGCCTGCCTCCGCACAGCGGCGTCACCTGGATCAGCTGGACGATGCGGACCGTCACTCTGAGCCTCTCTCCGACGATCGGCGCCCTGAGCCAGGGGACCTCCCTGCCGATCGCCCTCACCGCGGTGACGCTGATCGCGGTGCTGGCGCTGGCCCTGCAGCTGCGGACCCGGGGCGCTGAACCTCGAGGCGGCCCGGCGGGACCCTGA
- the map gene encoding type I methionyl aminopeptidase has protein sequence MASVSPPTAPVGTLTKGTVSPPRPVPNHIEKPNYVGLDAPPDYTGENVYDAETVARIRRAGRLAADAMVATGEQIRPGVTTDELDAFAHDYLTSRGAYPSCLSYRGFPKAICTSINEVICHGIPDSTPLQDGDIVNLDITAYLDGVHGDHNHTFLVGDVDEESRLLVERTHEAMMRGIRAVKPGRPINVIGRSIESYAKRFGYGVVREFIGHGVGKAFHTGLVIPHYDTAPDHSQLMEPGMVFTIEPMLTLGTRHWDMWADDWTAVTRDRRRTAQFEHTLVVTDGGSEILTLPSGDDG, from the coding sequence ATGGCTTCCGTCTCTCCCCCGACTGCCCCCGTCGGCACGCTGACCAAGGGCACCGTGAGCCCGCCGCGCCCGGTCCCGAACCACATCGAGAAGCCGAACTACGTCGGCCTGGACGCCCCGCCCGACTACACGGGCGAGAACGTCTACGACGCCGAGACCGTGGCTCGGATCCGCCGGGCGGGACGGCTCGCCGCCGACGCGATGGTCGCCACCGGGGAACAGATCAGGCCCGGGGTGACCACCGACGAGCTGGACGCCTTCGCCCATGACTACCTCACCTCAAGGGGCGCCTACCCGTCCTGCCTCTCCTACCGAGGCTTCCCCAAGGCGATCTGCACCTCCATCAACGAGGTCATCTGCCATGGGATCCCGGACTCCACCCCGCTGCAGGACGGCGACATCGTCAATCTCGACATCACCGCGTACCTCGACGGAGTCCATGGCGACCACAACCACACCTTCCTGGTGGGCGACGTCGACGAGGAGTCGCGCCTTCTCGTCGAACGCACCCATGAGGCGATGATGCGTGGCATCCGTGCGGTGAAGCCGGGGCGCCCCATCAACGTGATCGGCCGCTCCATCGAGTCCTATGCCAAGCGGTTCGGATACGGGGTGGTGCGTGAGTTCATCGGCCACGGCGTGGGCAAGGCCTTCCACACCGGCCTGGTGATCCCCCACTACGACACCGCCCCGGACCACTCCCAGCTGATGGAGCCGGGCATGGTGTTCACCATCGAGCCGATGCTGACTCTCGGCACCCGTCACTGGGACATGTGGGCCGATGACTGGACGGCAGTGACCCGGGACAGGAGGCGCACCGCCCAGTTCGAACACACGCTGGTCGTCACCGACGGCGGTTCCGAGATCCTCACACTGCCTTCGGGGGACGACGGCTGA
- the ppgK gene encoding polyphosphate--glucose phosphotransferase, translated as MTQSDQSQPLAAQAVAPASVALDHLPKRAIGIDVGGTGIKGGIVNLHKGKLVGERFRIPTPRPATPEAVAEVISTILEELLGREKAPDRDELAVGVLVPGIVIDNVVLSAANIDDSWIECDAGELLRELPGDIFTFNDADGAGLAEARYGAGAGRSGSVLTITLGTGIGSALVHDGVLVPNSELGHLEFEGEVAEVVASAAARERMDMPWDEYGRLLDRYLTHVERLFSPSQFIIGGGISKRSDDFLPQVSSPRAPVVPAQLKNNAGIVGAALYGAEQRALAQRSDAADLDRVAAEKVAAEA; from the coding sequence ATGACCCAGTCTGACCAGTCCCAGCCCTTGGCCGCCCAGGCGGTGGCCCCGGCCAGCGTCGCCCTCGACCACCTGCCGAAGCGCGCCATCGGCATCGATGTGGGCGGCACCGGCATCAAGGGCGGGATCGTCAATCTACACAAGGGCAAGCTGGTCGGGGAACGCTTCCGCATCCCGACGCCGAGGCCTGCCACACCGGAGGCCGTGGCCGAGGTCATCAGCACCATCCTGGAGGAGCTGCTGGGGCGCGAGAAGGCTCCCGACCGGGACGAGCTGGCGGTGGGCGTGCTGGTGCCCGGCATCGTGATCGACAACGTGGTGCTCTCCGCGGCGAACATCGACGACTCCTGGATCGAATGCGACGCCGGCGAGCTTCTGCGCGAGCTCCCCGGGGACATCTTCACGTTCAACGACGCCGACGGTGCCGGCCTGGCCGAGGCGCGCTACGGCGCCGGCGCCGGGCGGTCGGGCTCCGTCCTGACCATCACCCTGGGTACAGGCATCGGCTCGGCCCTGGTGCACGACGGGGTGCTCGTGCCCAACAGCGAGCTGGGCCATCTGGAGTTCGAAGGCGAGGTCGCCGAGGTGGTGGCCTCCGCCGCTGCCCGGGAGCGGATGGACATGCCCTGGGATGAGTACGGGAGGCTCCTAGACCGCTATCTCACCCATGTGGAGCGGCTGTTCTCCCCCTCGCAGTTCATCATCGGAGGAGGCATCTCCAAACGCAGCGACGATTTCCTGCCGCAGGTCAGCAGCCCTCGCGCCCCCGTGGTTCCGGCACAGCTGAAGAACAACGCCGGCATCGTGGGCGCGGCCCTCTATGGAGCGGAACAGCGCGCCCTGGCCCAGCGATCCGACGCCGCGGATCTCGATCGCGTGGCCGCGGAGAAAGTTGCCGCTGAAGCCTGA
- a CDS encoding M23 family metallopeptidase yields MSAAVDLHYPFDGRWLTQNSPADRVPSHGTVLFAASYAIDFVPVDDTGRTAPISLRSLVRSESPDRFPGFGRPVLAPVEGVIVAAHDAEGDHAVHRGLPSVGYALTQRSRATQGWVALAGNHVFIDAGGAVIVLCHLQQDSVCVEVGQKVRPGDMLGRCGNSGNSTEPHLHLQAMDRSDVERARAVPFTLRGSLPPNGVVVDSGKV; encoded by the coding sequence ATGTCCGCAGCTGTGGACCTGCACTATCCCTTCGACGGCCGGTGGCTGACGCAGAACAGCCCTGCCGATCGAGTGCCCAGCCACGGCACTGTCCTGTTCGCCGCCTCGTACGCCATCGACTTCGTGCCTGTGGACGACACCGGGCGCACCGCTCCGATCTCCCTGCGCTCACTTGTGCGCTCGGAATCACCGGACCGGTTCCCGGGCTTCGGCCGCCCGGTGCTGGCGCCGGTCGAGGGGGTCATCGTGGCGGCGCATGACGCCGAAGGCGATCACGCCGTCCATCGCGGGCTGCCCTCAGTCGGCTATGCCCTCACCCAGCGCTCCCGCGCGACCCAGGGCTGGGTCGCCCTCGCCGGCAATCATGTGTTCATCGATGCCGGCGGCGCCGTCATCGTCCTCTGCCACCTCCAGCAGGACAGTGTCTGCGTGGAGGTCGGGCAGAAGGTGCGTCCCGGCGACATGCTGGGACGCTGCGGGAACTCAGGCAACAGCACCGAACCGCACCTCCACCTTCAGGCGATGGACCGGTCCGACGTTGAGCGCGCCCGAGCTGTGCCCTTCACCTTGCGCGGCTCGCTGCCGCCCAATGGCGTGGTCGTCGACAGCGGGAAGGTCTGA
- a CDS encoding zinc transporter permease: MTDHKAAEHTVEEHQHGENCGHEAVPHEDHVDYVHDGHRHAAHGDHYDEH, from the coding sequence ATGACTGACCACAAGGCTGCCGAGCACACCGTCGAGGAGCACCAGCACGGCGAGAACTGCGGCCACGAAGCAGTGCCGCACGAGGACCACGTGGACTACGTCCACGACGGCCACCGCCACGCCGCCCATGGCGACCACTACGACGAGCACTGA
- a CDS encoding metalloregulator ArsR/SmtB family transcription factor, with protein sequence MHDEHGVVAAAQLFKVLGNESRLQLLQLLGESPRTVGRLVEVTGMSQPLVSQHLRSLKQAGLVAADRHGKAMNYHLADDHVAHIVDDAIAHVEESHTTKTADRRPGRISP encoded by the coding sequence GTGCACGACGAACACGGTGTGGTGGCGGCTGCTCAGCTGTTCAAAGTCCTCGGCAATGAGTCGAGGCTCCAGCTGCTGCAGCTGCTCGGCGAGTCGCCCCGAACGGTGGGGAGACTGGTGGAGGTGACAGGAATGTCGCAGCCGTTGGTCTCCCAGCACCTGCGGTCCTTGAAGCAGGCGGGGCTGGTGGCGGCGGACCGGCATGGCAAAGCCATGAACTATCACCTGGCGGACGATCATGTCGCACATATCGTCGATGACGCCATCGCGCACGTCGAAGAGTCTCACACCACGAAGACGGCCGACCGACGGCCCGGAAGGATCTCACCATGA
- a CDS encoding DUF3995 domain-containing protein — protein sequence MPDPHTDGGSAATSPRRHAPTSRRTIRLSFLVAAVLGTLHAIPSFYWALGGERLLPLVGQWAVDAVRQGDTSWTLLLLATGVLKLAAAWVPMLAEEGGLPWPKLWRATSWVGAVGLILYGGADIVAGGLVLMGVLDVEVSDRTGLLGHTLLWGPHFMLWGLALLGALVLSRRGPGASSR from the coding sequence GTGCCTGACCCCCACACCGACGGCGGCTCTGCCGCCACCTCGCCTCGGCGGCACGCGCCGACGTCCCGCCGGACGATTCGTCTCTCCTTCCTGGTCGCGGCAGTCCTGGGCACGCTGCATGCGATTCCCAGCTTCTACTGGGCCCTGGGCGGCGAACGGCTGCTGCCACTGGTCGGACAGTGGGCCGTCGACGCCGTCAGGCAGGGCGACACCTCGTGGACGCTCCTCCTGCTGGCGACTGGTGTGCTGAAGCTCGCCGCCGCATGGGTGCCGATGCTCGCCGAGGAGGGCGGACTCCCCTGGCCCAAGCTGTGGCGAGCGACCTCCTGGGTGGGAGCCGTGGGCCTGATCCTCTACGGAGGTGCCGATATCGTCGCCGGCGGGCTCGTCCTGATGGGTGTCCTGGACGTCGAGGTCAGCGACCGAACCGGTCTCCTCGGGCACACCCTCCTCTGGGGTCCCCATTTCATGCTGTGGGGACTGGCACTGCTCGGTGCCCTGGTGCTGAGCCGGCGTGGTCCCGGAGCCTCGTCGCGATGA